CCGTCGGAACTCTGGTGCTCGCGAATGGAAAGGTACTGACGGCTAAAGGCCGAGCTTGGCTCAGCAAAGAGTGGGGCAGTGAGTTAGTTGGTGCGAGCTATGTTGGCGAAGATAACTTTATTCTTTGGCTTAGCGATGATGAAGCATTACTAGTAAGTCGTTATCGATACAAAGATAATATGCCTTACACTAGCGCTGCGATATTGGATCGCCAAGGCAACGTCAAGAATATTCCTACAGACGATATTACTATTCGAGCCGTTAGCTATACCGAATTTGACTCAGGACGGCGCGTCCCACTTAGCTGGCGATTGCGAGTACCTAGCCATGATATAGATGTTGTCATTAAAGCGCGTAAGCGTGATAACTGGGTCAACTTCGTTGTGCCCCAATGGCAAGGGGCTATCATGGCAAATGGCTCCCACCAAGCTCAAGGATTCATGCAATTAAGCGGCTACTAAGCCGCTTTTTTTGTGCGTTACTCAGTTACATCTGACACTTCTTGTTACGCTATCGTGTCATATTGTTGTTCTAGAATGATATTGACGTTGAGTAGACTAAGCTAAGTCATTCATTCATCGCGCCAATCTTTGCTCTATACTGTTACTAATGGTGCTGAATTGGTATACATATCTCGAATCTTGTAAGAGTATTATTCGGTTATTCCTACATTTAACATCCGTAGAATCGATTTTTTATGGTATTTAACTAGATATACAATTTTTAACATTCAAACAATGTGAATAAATATTAAGGGCTTTACATTATGAATGACGTCATTCGTAACTTTTTTAAGATGGAATCTGCAGGGGGCATCATCCTAGTTATTGCTGCGGCAATTGCGATGGTTATCGCCAACTCTCCTCTCAATGAAATGTATCAAGGCGTGCTTCATACCTACGTTTTCGGTCTATCAATTTCACACTGGATCAACGATGGTTTGATGGCAATCTTCTTCTTCTTAATTGGCTTGGAAGTTAAGCGCGAGTTACTTGAAGGCGCTCTAAAGTCAAAAGAGACAGCCATCTTCCCTGCAATTGCAGCTGTCGGTGGTATGGTTGCTCCAGCACTTATTTATGTTTTGTTTAACATGGGTGATGCACAAGCTATGAGTGGCTGGGCTATCCCAGCAGCAACAGATATCGCCTTTGCTTTGGGTATCATGGCACTGCTTGGTAAGCGTGTACCTGTTGCTTTAAAAGTCTTCTTACTGGCGCTTGCTATTATCGATGACTTGGGCGTTATCGTTATTATCGCGCTTTTCTACAGCAGCGACCTATCCACTATCGCATTGACGCTTGGCTTTATAATGACGGCAATACTGTTCGTACTTAATGCTAAGAAGGTGACTAGTATACCTGCCTACCTAGCGGTTGGTGCGGTGCTTTGGGTAAGTGTACTGGCCTCTGGTGTTCACGCGACGCTAGCTGGTGTGGTACTTGGTTTTGCTATCCCGCTTAATGGTAAGCCGGGTGAACATTCACCACTTAAGCATCTAGAGCATGCTCTTCACCCATACGTTGCATTTGGTATTCTTCCTATCTTTGCATTTGCCAACGCAGGTATCTCGCTAGAGGGTGTATCAATGTCAGGACTAACTTCGATGCTACCGCTGGGCATCGCTATGGGTCTTCTAGTTGGTAAGCCACTGGGTATCTTTACCTTCAGCTGGGCGGCAGTGAAACTTGGTGTTGCGAAACTGCCAGAGGGCGTTGACTTCAAACAGATCTTTGCAGTATCAGTGTTGTGTGGTATCGGCTTTACCATGTCTATCTTTATCGCGTCATTGGCGTTTGTAGGTGTGAGCGCAGAGTTTGATACTTATGCAAGACTGGGTATTTTGATGGGCTCAACAACCGCTGCGGTTCTCGGTTACATCCTACTGAACCTATCGCTTCCAAAGGAAGCCGCACCCGAGCCAAAAATTCAATATTAAGCCACTTAGGTATTAAGTACTCAGGCATTAAGTGCTTAGGCATTGCAGTGAGAACAAAACAAACCCAGCTTCGGCTGGGTTTTTTTATGGCTCTAGAAAAACGATAAGCAAAAAAAAGCCCAAACCAACAAGGGTTTGGGCGGATACAAATAGGAGTTAATAAGAAAAAAGCAGCATGTAGTCAACAAAGAGAAAAACAGTGGCATCAGAAACTCATTCTTCGCTGACTACACTTTAATAGACCCACCTGATCGAAATTAGTTCACACAAAAAGCAAAAAAATTAAGAAAACTTCAAAGCCCCTTTAAAACAGCCTCTTGAGAAAGATGTCCGACCAGTATGTGAAAAGTTTGATGTTAATCACTTGTTATCTTGGTGTTGCGGGAGTATATTCAAACATATGTTTGATACGGGCGATTGAAATGACGACGAGACTTACCACTAAAGACAAAATTCTGGACGTCGCTGAAGCGTTATTTGCAGACGGCGGCTTCAACGACACATCACTGCGTACGATCACCAGTAAGGCGAACGTGAATCTAGCATCGGTTAACTACCACTTTGGCGACAAAAAGACGCTCGTTCGCGCGGTACTAAATCGTTACTTGGAAGCCTTTATGCCGGCGGTTGAA
The Vibrio sp. CB1-14 DNA segment above includes these coding regions:
- the nhaA gene encoding Na+/H+ antiporter NhaA, which produces MNDVIRNFFKMESAGGIILVIAAAIAMVIANSPLNEMYQGVLHTYVFGLSISHWINDGLMAIFFFLIGLEVKRELLEGALKSKETAIFPAIAAVGGMVAPALIYVLFNMGDAQAMSGWAIPAATDIAFALGIMALLGKRVPVALKVFLLALAIIDDLGVIVIIALFYSSDLSTIALTLGFIMTAILFVLNAKKVTSIPAYLAVGAVLWVSVLASGVHATLAGVVLGFAIPLNGKPGEHSPLKHLEHALHPYVAFGILPIFAFANAGISLEGVSMSGLTSMLPLGIAMGLLVGKPLGIFTFSWAAVKLGVAKLPEGVDFKQIFAVSVLCGIGFTMSIFIASLAFVGVSAEFDTYARLGILMGSTTAAVLGYILLNLSLPKEAAPEPKIQY